One genomic segment of Amycolatopsis granulosa includes these proteins:
- a CDS encoding AraC family transcriptional regulator — MAELLPVAVRDWNFPRGIASAALLVRFGAERGVSREALLRGTGLSPARLDDPAAQVDAHQELAVARNLVRELGNPPGLGLDAGVRYRVTTFGVFGFACISSPTLRDAIGFALRYLDLSFIFCLPVVELAEDELRFRLRDDGLPHDVRRFLLERDASAIHTVLHDLLPSGLHLRSVDFPFPGPPDPAGYAEVFGIHPGFDAPAHLVTLDPAALGQPLPQASEHTVALCEAQCRDLVSRRRARSGIAHQVRDKLIRVGGTVTMDEVALEFNISTRTLRRRLEDAGTSFRGLLDEVRQTLAEEMLATGALTVEDVALRLGYAEASSFIYAFRRWTGTTPARYLRSGTRH; from the coding sequence ATGGCTGAGCTGCTGCCCGTCGCCGTGCGCGACTGGAACTTCCCCCGGGGTATCGCGAGCGCGGCGTTGCTCGTGCGGTTCGGCGCCGAACGCGGAGTGTCCCGGGAGGCCCTGCTGCGCGGGACCGGGCTGTCCCCGGCCCGGCTGGACGACCCGGCGGCGCAGGTGGACGCGCACCAGGAGCTGGCCGTGGCGCGCAACCTCGTGCGGGAGCTCGGAAACCCGCCGGGCCTGGGGCTGGACGCCGGGGTGCGCTACCGGGTCACGACCTTCGGCGTGTTCGGGTTCGCCTGCATCAGCAGCCCGACCCTGCGCGACGCGATCGGCTTCGCGTTGCGCTACCTCGACCTCAGCTTCATCTTCTGCCTGCCGGTCGTCGAACTGGCCGAGGACGAGCTGCGGTTCCGGCTGCGCGACGACGGCCTTCCGCACGACGTGCGCCGGTTCCTGCTGGAGCGCGACGCCAGTGCGATCCACACCGTGCTGCACGACCTGCTGCCGAGTGGTCTGCACCTGCGCAGTGTGGACTTTCCCTTCCCCGGGCCGCCGGATCCCGCGGGGTACGCGGAGGTGTTCGGTATCCACCCGGGCTTCGACGCGCCGGCGCACCTGGTCACCCTCGATCCCGCCGCCCTCGGGCAGCCACTGCCGCAGGCCAGCGAGCACACGGTCGCCCTGTGCGAGGCGCAGTGCCGTGACCTGGTCAGCCGCCGACGCGCCCGTTCCGGCATCGCGCATCAGGTGCGGGACAAGCTGATCCGCGTCGGCGGCACGGTGACCATGGACGAGGTGGCGCTCGAGTTCAACATCAGCACACGGACCCTGCGGCGGCGCCTGGAGGACGCCGGCACCAGTTTCCGCGGGCTGCTCGACGAGGTCCGCCAGACCCTGGCCGAGGAAATGCTCGCGACCGGCGCACTGACGGTGGAAGACGTGGCCCTGCGGCTGGGATACGCGGAGGCGTCCAGCTTCATCTACGCGTTCCGCCGCTGGACCGGGACCACCCCCGCGCGGTACCTGCGGAGCGGGACGCGCCACTGA
- a CDS encoding flavin-containing monooxygenase — MVSTTTGRRPSVLIIGAGFGGLAVATELVRAGFADFTILERAEEIGGVWRANTYPGAGCDIPSPLYSFSHRPNPDWPRRFSLQPAIKRYLEDVAREYGVTDRIRFGTGVASAEFDESSRRWRVHTEAGEVIEADVLVPAVGQLSRPAIPEIAGRDSFRGPAFHSANWDHDCDPAGKRIAVIGTGASAVQFVPHLQRVAKQVTVFQRSAPWVVPKNDVAYSRWQRRLFRRLPVTQKIERLRIWLVCELLSLGLVDVPLVRWFLGRLGTRHLARQVPDPQLRDKLTPDYPPGCKRALFSNDYYPALTRPNVTVATEKIVEILPAGVRTADGVVHEADVLVYGTGFHATDFLVPMTVRGRGGIDLAQRWRDGAWAYLGMTVPGFPNLFLAYGPNTNLGGNSIVFMLESQARYIVQAVRALASRPGAALDVKPEVAARFDSVLQRRLARSVWTRCASWYRTETGRIVNNWPGTVTRYRRRTRRLDLRDYRALTGEEAA, encoded by the coding sequence ATGGTATCGACCACCACCGGCCGACGGCCGTCCGTCCTGATCATCGGTGCCGGTTTCGGCGGCCTCGCCGTCGCGACCGAACTGGTCCGCGCCGGGTTCGCGGACTTCACCATCCTGGAGCGGGCGGAGGAGATCGGCGGCGTGTGGCGGGCCAACACCTATCCCGGTGCGGGCTGCGACATCCCGTCGCCGCTGTACTCGTTCTCGCACCGGCCGAACCCGGACTGGCCGAGGCGGTTCTCCCTCCAGCCCGCCATCAAGCGTTACCTGGAGGACGTGGCCCGCGAGTACGGCGTGACCGACCGGATCCGCTTCGGCACCGGCGTCGCCTCCGCCGAGTTCGACGAGAGCTCCCGGCGGTGGCGCGTGCACACCGAGGCGGGTGAGGTGATCGAGGCCGACGTGCTGGTCCCGGCCGTGGGCCAGCTGTCCCGCCCGGCGATCCCCGAGATCGCCGGCCGCGACTCCTTCCGCGGCCCGGCCTTCCACTCGGCGAACTGGGACCACGACTGCGACCCGGCGGGCAAGCGCATCGCGGTGATCGGCACCGGTGCCAGCGCGGTCCAGTTCGTGCCGCACCTGCAGCGGGTCGCGAAGCAGGTGACGGTGTTCCAGCGGTCCGCGCCGTGGGTGGTGCCGAAGAACGACGTGGCCTATTCGCGGTGGCAGCGCCGGCTGTTCCGGCGCCTGCCGGTGACCCAGAAGATCGAGCGGCTGCGCATCTGGCTGGTGTGCGAGCTGCTGTCGCTCGGGCTCGTCGACGTGCCGCTCGTGCGGTGGTTCCTCGGCCGGCTCGGCACCCGGCACCTGGCCCGGCAGGTACCGGACCCGCAGCTGCGGGACAAACTCACGCCGGACTACCCGCCCGGCTGCAAGCGGGCGCTGTTCTCCAACGACTACTACCCGGCCCTGACCCGGCCGAACGTGACCGTGGCGACCGAGAAGATCGTGGAGATCCTCCCCGCGGGTGTGCGCACCGCCGACGGCGTGGTGCACGAGGCGGACGTGCTGGTCTACGGCACCGGGTTCCACGCGACCGACTTCCTGGTCCCGATGACGGTCCGCGGGCGCGGCGGCATCGATCTGGCGCAGCGGTGGCGGGACGGCGCCTGGGCCTACCTCGGCATGACGGTTCCGGGTTTTCCCAACCTGTTCCTCGCCTACGGCCCGAACACCAACCTCGGCGGGAACTCGATCGTGTTCATGCTCGAGTCGCAGGCGCGCTACATCGTCCAGGCGGTCCGGGCGCTGGCGAGCCGGCCGGGGGCCGCGCTCGACGTCAAGCCGGAGGTGGCCGCCCGGTTCGACAGCGTGCTGCAGCGGCGGCTGGCCCGCTCGGTGTGGACCCGCTGCGCCAGCTGGTACCGGACCGAGACGGGCCGGATCGTCAACAACTGGCCGGGCACGGTCACCCGGTACCGGCGGCGGACGCGGAGACTGGACCTGCGCGACTACCGGGCGCTCACCGGCGAGGAGGCGGCATGA
- a CDS encoding FAD-dependent oxidoreductase, which yields MTGEPDYDVVVIGSGFGGSVSALRLTEKGYRVGVLEAGRRFADHEFARTSWRLRRYLWAPALGCFGIQRLTLLRDTFVLSGAGVGGGSLVYANTLYEPPPAFYADRQWAHITDWRAELAPYYDQAKRMLGVTAYPGTSRADRVLREVAEDMGIAHTVRPAPVGVLFATGGLRPGQEVPDPFFGGAGPPRRTCTHCGECMTGCRHGAKNTLVKNYLHLAELAGARVHPLTTVVDVRPRPGGGYEVGTVRTGSRRHRRTFTCEQVVFAASALGTQRLLHRLRDCGSLPELSHRLGHLSRTNSEAILAVRSRDRRAAYTDGVAITSSMHPDDVTHIEPVRYGKGSNLMSLLATVLVDGTDGPDGTDGRGRQRRWVRGLRELARHWRELPRLHNPRRWSEQMVGLLVMQSVDNSVTTYTRRGLFGRRMTTRQGDGAPNPAWIPHGHEVARRVAEKIDGVPQGAWTDFANIPLTGHFIGGCPIGDAPETGVVDPYQRLYGHPGLHVVDGSAISANLGVNPSLTITAQAERALALWPNKGEADRRPPLGEPYVRLDPVAPRTPVVPAAAPGALRLPVTPI from the coding sequence ATGACCGGCGAGCCGGACTACGACGTGGTGGTGATCGGCTCGGGGTTCGGGGGCAGCGTCAGCGCGCTGCGCCTGACCGAGAAGGGCTACCGGGTGGGGGTGCTGGAGGCGGGACGGCGGTTCGCCGACCACGAGTTCGCCAGGACGTCCTGGCGGCTGCGCCGGTACCTGTGGGCTCCGGCGCTGGGCTGCTTCGGCATCCAGCGGCTGACGTTGCTGCGCGACACCTTCGTGCTGAGCGGGGCCGGGGTCGGCGGTGGCTCACTGGTCTACGCCAACACCCTCTACGAGCCGCCGCCCGCGTTCTACGCGGACCGCCAGTGGGCGCACATCACCGACTGGCGCGCCGAGCTGGCGCCGTACTACGACCAGGCCAAGCGGATGCTCGGTGTCACCGCCTACCCCGGCACCTCCCGCGCCGACCGGGTGCTGCGCGAGGTGGCCGAGGACATGGGCATCGCGCACACGGTGCGGCCCGCCCCGGTCGGGGTGCTGTTCGCCACCGGCGGCCTGCGGCCCGGCCAGGAGGTGCCGGACCCGTTCTTCGGCGGCGCCGGCCCGCCGCGCCGGACGTGCACGCACTGCGGCGAATGCATGACGGGCTGCCGGCACGGCGCGAAGAACACCCTGGTCAAGAACTACCTGCACCTCGCCGAGCTGGCCGGGGCGCGGGTGCACCCGCTGACCACGGTGGTGGACGTCCGCCCGCGGCCCGGCGGCGGGTACGAGGTCGGCACCGTTCGCACCGGCTCGCGCCGGCACCGCCGGACGTTCACCTGCGAGCAGGTGGTGTTCGCCGCATCCGCGCTGGGCACGCAGCGGCTGCTGCACCGGCTGCGTGACTGCGGCTCGCTGCCGGAGCTGTCGCACCGGCTGGGGCACCTGTCGCGCACCAACTCGGAGGCGATCCTCGCGGTGCGGTCGCGGGACCGGCGCGCCGCCTACACCGACGGCGTGGCGATCACCTCCTCGATGCACCCCGACGACGTCACCCACATCGAACCCGTGCGGTACGGCAAGGGCAGCAACCTGATGAGCCTGCTCGCCACCGTGCTCGTCGACGGCACTGACGGACCCGACGGCACCGATGGCCGCGGGCGGCAGCGACGGTGGGTGCGGGGCCTGCGGGAACTCGCCCGGCACTGGCGTGAGCTGCCGCGCCTGCACAACCCGCGCCGGTGGTCGGAGCAGATGGTCGGCCTGCTGGTGATGCAGAGCGTGGACAACTCCGTCACCACCTACACGCGCCGCGGGTTGTTCGGTCGCCGGATGACCACCCGGCAGGGCGATGGTGCGCCGAACCCGGCGTGGATCCCGCACGGCCACGAGGTGGCCCGCCGCGTGGCGGAGAAGATCGACGGCGTGCCCCAGGGCGCCTGGACCGACTTCGCGAACATCCCGCTCACCGGGCACTTCATCGGTGGCTGCCCGATCGGGGACGCACCGGAGACCGGCGTGGTGGACCCTTACCAGCGCCTCTACGGCCATCCCGGGCTGCACGTGGTGGACGGCTCGGCGATCTCGGCGAACCTCGGCGTCAACCCGTCGCTGACGATCACCGCCCAGGCCGAGCGCGCGCTCGCGCTGTGGCCCAACAAGGGCGAGGCCGACCGGCGTCCCCCGCTGGGCGAGCCCTACGTCCGGCTGGACCCGGTCGCCCCGCGCACCCCTGTCGTCCCGGCGGCCGCGCCCGGTGCGTTGCGCCTGCCCGTCACCCCGATCTGA
- a CDS encoding acetoacetate decarboxylase family protein, which yields MVDPAGYPPEPWHLRGRMHASVWCVPAAELPALPPGVRPLTVAGRAFVIAAWAGYQPPGVLSYRELMVTVVVRGLPSVTIPHIWVDSPVSLAGGRALWHIPKELAEFTLADEPHFTATAHADGNLLAGAEFTRRRTVPVRLPVAFSVRQRGPRRSRVRVTARLGVARAAWRVGASGPLAFLAGRRPVISLVARDFRMRFGGA from the coding sequence ATGGTTGATCCGGCCGGATACCCGCCCGAACCCTGGCACCTGCGTGGCCGGATGCACGCCTCCGTCTGGTGCGTCCCCGCCGCCGAACTGCCCGCGCTGCCGCCCGGGGTGCGCCCGCTGACCGTCGCGGGGCGCGCGTTCGTGATCGCCGCGTGGGCCGGCTACCAGCCACCCGGTGTGCTGTCCTACCGGGAGCTGATGGTCACCGTGGTGGTGCGGGGCCTGCCGTCGGTGACGATTCCGCACATCTGGGTGGACAGTCCGGTGTCCCTGGCCGGCGGCCGGGCCCTGTGGCACATCCCGAAGGAACTCGCCGAGTTCACGCTGGCCGACGAGCCGCACTTCACCGCAACGGCCCACGCGGACGGGAACCTGCTGGCGGGCGCGGAGTTCACCCGCCGCCGCACGGTGCCCGTCCGGCTTCCCGTGGCGTTCTCCGTGCGGCAACGCGGTCCCCGGCGCAGCCGGGTGCGGGTGACCGCCCGGCTGGGGGTGGCGCGTGCGGCCTGGCGGGTCGGCGCGAGCGGTCCACTGGCGTTCCTGGCCGGCCGCCGGCCGGTGATCAGCCTGGTCGCCCGCGACTTCCGGATGCGCTTCGGCGGCGCCTGA